Within the Scyliorhinus canicula chromosome 18, sScyCan1.1, whole genome shotgun sequence genome, the region TTAACATTTGGCAAGTGTGGCCAAGAGACTGGGTTCAATTGCTACATTATTCATCTTTCACTTGGTTTATGCTACTGGAGCATAGAGATTGGCAAGATACAGGAATCAGTCTCATCATATTGCTTCTGTGTCTAAAAATAATTAGCCTTCCCAGTCATACTTACCCATCCACCAGTAGACTCCATTGCACCTCATGGTCAGGGGCAGGAATAGGAGTTGCCCAGCAGTCATGCAGCCTCAGGACAATCATTGGGTCAGTGCGATCCAGGACACGAACCTCCACAAACACTGGTTCCTGAAGGATTCTCCGAATGGGGTAGTCACTATCCACATACCAGGAACTGTAATCACCACCTGAGGGACAGACACAAGAACCAGTCACTCCCTGTATGGATACAGCCCCACTGCTTCCATAAACCATTACCCAGCTCTACCTTTTGCTATTCGCAATTCCAGTTCCAGAATCCCATCTTcagaagcaggaggtggaggagaaacAGTGTAAACTGTGACATTGATCAGCAAACCAGTCTCTTGACTCCCTGTGTATTTGCACTGGACATGTAGGCTGCAGAGAGACAGAAGTAGTTGGAGCTTCATTCAGTCACACATCCCCCTCCCAATACCAACATCGCCCACTATCCCCCTACCTGAAGGTGCTGTCCCGAGTTATTGAACCCAGCTTCCCAGTCTGAATCATCCTCTTCCCAAAGACATCTGTTTCATATATCAAGGATCCATCTTCCTCCTGCAATGAGGCTGTTTTAATAAGAAGCTGACTCATTTAGTGGGAAAATGCTTTGACCCTTCAATACTCACCCGCTTGCTGGAGCCACAAGAGGTAATTGGAAAGTGGAAAGTCACAAATTGGGCAGTGGTTAGTTTAGGTGTGCATTCAGCCTCTTGTCCATCCTTCACATACAGAGATGACAGGTTGAGGGCAGGACGGGTCAGGTTCTTGGAGATTACGATGAGGaactgaccatcagctgtgcacacTGCAAAATATAATCCAGTTGCTCAAAACTTGTCCAGATATCAGTCATGTTCAAACTCTGAAGGAAGCACATCATTATGCTGAAAACCAGCTTCCAAGACATATTCAAGAAACCAATATTACCTGCATGGGAGAGACCTCTGGGCCATGTAAAATAGAGAGGAGATGCCAAATAATTAATTTGACAGTTACATGGGTAGATCAAGGTAATATTGCGTCTGCCATTTGCAATGGCATTCACACTGTTTTCAGTGTAGATAACAAGTGCCAAGCCAATTACAGTTTCTAAATTTAGAGAGTTTGTGGAGCATGCTACAGGCAAAGATTCAATAACCTCTTGAAACATGGGAACTGAACAGTATTGCTTGGTACAGCAAATCACCTTCAATAGATACTAGAGCTAAATTCCCCACAGTAGCTACTATGACAATGCCATCTGCCCTCCCACACTAGCAAAGTCAGTTAACTGGCATGACTAGGTTAACAGTAATTCAAAGCCAATTTTGCTGCTCATTTTTTAACAATGGGAAGGCTATCACAACAGAATCTTCCATTAATGAGGAATAGAggccctacagtggagaaggatgccttttggcccatcaactctgcaccaccctctgaaagagcactaacCTAGGCCCATTCTCCACAACCCCTAGATAccaaaggaacaatttagcatggcccatccacccagATCAAACATATgtaaactccagtcacccaaggtcaggatcaaacctgggtgactgtcagtgaggcagcaaggctaacaactgtgccaccaaaactcctctcttaccccccccccccccccccaaatagggTTGCCAGCCACCTTGATGCTTTGGGGTGCCATGACTTAAGTGTTTTAGACCAGAGATAAGCCTCAACAATAAGTCAGTACAGGGCTAAAGCAGCCAGCCATCCAATATGCTCAGAGTGGATACATGTCAGCGAAGGCATTAAAGACTTGAAGCTTCAGATGTCGAATAGCCCATTCCCACCCTGCGCCATTACACAGCGAAACAACAAATCCCAGGATCAGTTCCCGATTTGCCAAGTTGGATTTTCTCTCTTCACCAGTCTCCCCCCTCTAGACTGAGGAGAGGGTTTGTTACCTGGACTCTTTCTCAGATTGTAGAAACAGGGATGGTGACTGGAGCTCTGCGGGTCAAAGCAGCAACCCTGGCGGCTGCACTCGGTACTGCTGACCCCGGAGTGACCGCACTCAAATCTCCAGCCTGGctctgctacacaaacatcattCCCGAGGAGTGGCGGCTGGGCTGCGAGCAAGGAGCCGGCCAGGAGGCAGAGAGACCAAACACCCAACCAACGTCCCATCCTGGTTACTGAGTCAAGATAATGATTTCCCCAAACACCAGCCCGTTTTATAGCTGGCAAACGGCCTCCAATCCCTGTTGTTGTATTTTAGATCCCAATTTCCCGGCTCCCTGTCCCACGAGATTTTGCAATTGCGATCAATTATTTATTCCCAGTTAGGGGAATTAGTTCATTGCCTAATGAACTAATCTGTGAACATGAGGCGTGTTAGCTTTTGATTCCTCGTGCTGTGTCCATCCAATCCCGAATTCTAACTGTTCCTCAATAATTAGATTTGGTGAGGGAAGCCTTTTGCCAGCTGTTTCGTTTTTGTCATTAATGTGGCTCACATTATTACTTAATTTGATTTCATTACAGGTATCCTGTACTAGGACATGCTAAAGTAAAAGCATTACATCTCACTTGCAATGGAATGGCTTAAAGTTATAGATTGAAGACACATGGCAGAGATctggggcaagattctctgtgGGCCCATGCTGAAATCGGTAAAGGCgagtgggcggagaatcggttttgatgctgaAGTCGTAGCAGGCGCCAGATACACACCAAATCAAAATTCTCTGGTGCGTCGACAGCGGTGTCAACGCGAtctactccgcacatacagcaaacaccatttgcatatctttGACAGGCCTGACCTGGTACTCTCCAGGTCCTCCGCGATTCCCCGCCTCAACTAGGGGGAAGTTCTGACgccgcagttcacttgtgcttttaaaaattgggaaacaggcatcgtggctgatgagggacagagaggaggtaggacatggatgatgcacgatcaattgcacgaaagactcagattggtacaactgtggctttattacagtcagatgcgtggcctcctgctgcagctggtgaaatggctgatcaggagaaggtcatgcatatttatacggctccttgtgtgcggagctagccggcaggggctaccggcgaacgtGTAGTGCagatcctaccttacatcccctaatacaggtgcacacagtggatcaccaaattcaccccctgttaaaaatgagtccggcgggggttgcGTGGAgctatatacagatttacaaacAATTTACAGAgggcagggggaaaaaaaaaatgtccatcttgtagtctggtgcccgtcagaggttaagtctgtccggtgttttgacggttcgctgggagcgacgtagcggtggcggcaatggcggtgtcggcgtcgacgacgtcggtgctggcggtgttggtgctggccagtagttggatgactccgggagtgtgccgaaatcttcctcatcctctagcatgggcaggggaaggagggatggacctggtggggctaatgttgggagcgccaggggaggggagggtggcgcgtgggtggggaagtgtgtgtgagtggaacctgagggagccaggtccctgagtgagaccgtatcctggcggccgtcggggaactccacataggcatactgggggttggcgtggagcaggtgtaccctgtccaccaaggggtcctccttgtggagtcggacatgcctacgtggaaggaccggtcctggagctgcgagccaagtcgggaacgACATCCtagtggacttcctagggaaggtacaAACACGTTCATggagtgtgttatttgtggcggtgcacagtagagaccggatggagtgcagtgcatccggaGGACCTGCTACCGGCGAGCGGTGGGAGGTTTCTGCACCGTAGGGCctgctggacggccctccaaaccgtcccgttctccctctctacctgcccgtttccccggggattatagctggtcgtcctgttggaggcgatacccccgatgagcagaaactgacgcagcttatcgctcatgaatgaggatcccctgtcgctgtggatgtagtcggggaaaccgaacagcgcgaagatggagttgagggccttgatgacggtggcagacgtcatatcggggcatgggatggcgaaggggaactggagaattcatcaaccacactgaggatatatgtgttgcagtcggtggaggggaggggccctttgaaatccatgctgaggcattcaaaggggcgggacactttcaccaggcgcgcacggtccggccggtagaagtgcagcttgcactcctcacagacctggcagtctctggtgactgtctgtacttcctcgacggagtagggccgattgcgggctttgacgaggtggtacaatcgagtgacccctgggtgacaaaggctgtcgtgcagggcacggagctggtctacttgtgcgccgGCACATGTGCCTCGGGAGAGGTTGTCTGGGGGCTCCTTGagttgccggggcgatacaaaatctcataattgtagatggagagctcgattctccaccgcaagattttatcattttgatcttgccccgctgcgtgttgttaaacatgaaagctaccgaccgttggtcagtgaggagagtgaacctcctgccggccaggtaatgcctccaatgccgcaccacttcaatgatagcctgggcctccttttcaacagacgagtgtcgaatttcagaggcatgaagagtgcgggaaaagaatgccacgggtcagcctgcctggtttagagtggcggcgagtgcgacatctgaagcgtcgctctctacttggaagggcagtgtctcatctactgcgtgcatcccggccttggctatgtctgctctaatacgggcgaaggcatgttgtgcctcgaccgtgaggggaaattgagtggactgtataagtgggcggaccttgtccgcgtagtttgggacccactgggcatagtaggagaagaccCCAAggtagcgtttgagggccttggggcagtgggggaggggaagctccatgagggggcgcatacggtcgggatcaggccccaggagtccgttttggactacgtagccgaggatggctaagcggttggtgctgaacacgcacttctccttgttgtaggtgaggttgaggagagtggcggtgtggagaaatttggcaaggttggcgtcgtggtcctgctgatcgtggccgcagatggtaatgttgtccaggtacggaaacgtggcccgcaggccgtaccggtcaaccattaggtccatttctctttggaataccgagaccccgttagtgacgccgaatggaatgctaagaaattgatagaggcgaccatcCGCCTCGAAGgcggtgtatggacggtccgatttacggatggggagctggtagtaggcggatttaaggtcaatcgttgagaagacccggtactgtgcaatctgattgaccatatcagatatgcgtgggagggggtacacgttgagctgtgtgtactggttgatggtctggctgtagtccacgaccattctgtgtttctccccagttttaaccactaccacttgggctgtccaagggctattgctggcctcgatggtaccctcccgaagcagccgctggactttggacctgatgaaggccttgtcctgggtgctgtaccgtctgctcctggtggcgacgggcttgcaatccgcagttagattggcaaagagggagggggaatcaaccttgagggtcgtgaggccgcaaacggtgagtggggataggggcccgccgaatttgagggtgaggctctggagattacactgaaaatccagacccagcaatagtgcagcacagaggttggggaggacgtagaggcggaaactgctgaattctacgccctggacagtgagattgaccacacagaaacctcggatcgagacagagtgtgatccggaggccagagagatctgttggttggcggggtggaccgcgagggagcagcgccttaccgtgtctgggtggatgaagctttcggtgctcccggagtccagtaggcaagaggtcacgtggctgtTGATTTCCACTGTCGTCAAAGCGGTgggcaggttgtgaggacgggactggttcAGTGTCATAGCGGCAAGCTGtgggtggtcgtccgaggattcagatggggagcatcggcgacccggatccagcgatggcggcgtccggaaaacctgttgaggagaagatggcggcgtccatggagggCATGTtgtaggggcggggcaagatagcggcgcccatggtgcgcacgttgtgggggcggggcaagatggcggcgcccacggtccGCACGTGGATTTGGGGGAGAGAATTGCGGCGCCCAATGGTCGCACGTGGTCCCGGGagcagaagatggcggtgcccattgtgcgatcggctgggcgGAGAGGGCGATTGTGGGCGTgacagcggcgactgcgcgggcctggcacaccgccgcaaagtgtcccttcttaccgcaggatttgcaagtggcggcgcgggctgggcagcgctggcgggggtgcttctgctggccgcagaagtagtagAGGGTTCCCCCAGGGTGCGTGCTGTGGCGggcggcgcaggcatattgagtaggagaggccccagccgggggggtcgtttgcggggtacAGGAGGGGTATGAgtggtgggccgcgcggcgagagTGGTGGGATTGGATGTTGCTAGATGCgactgtcatggagagcgctaaagcttttgtCTCCGCTAGGTTGAGCGTgtccccttccagcagtcgttgtcggatggggtccaacgcaatccccgtcacgaaagcgtcacgcatgaggagattggaatgttcagtggccgtgacggcctgacagtcacagtcccgtacgagtgggataagagcccgccagaagtcttcgatcgactcaccaggtagttgtatgcgagtggcgagtatgtgctttgcgaagagtgtgtttgtcttctgaacgtagttctctttaaggagtgccatcgcttccgcgtaactcggggcatcctggatcaacgggaacacgctgaTGCTCAACCTGGaatatagaacttggatcttctgagcttccgtcggcgtgggggtcgcagcgttgatgtaggcctcaaaacaagccagccagtgattaaggtcctttctggcgtctggcgagtgcggatccagctgcaggtgatctggtttgatcctgatcttctataatgtagaaaaatctgactgtaataaattgatgcacgatcaattgcacgaaagactcagattggtacaactgtggctttattacagtcagatgcgtggcctcctgctgcagctggcgaaatggctgatcagaaggaggtcacacatatttatacggctccttgtgggcggggctagccggcaggggctaccggcgaacctgtagtgcaggtcctaccttacatcccctaatacaggtgcacacagtggatcaccacaatgGAGAGGCGTGACTGTGAGCAactggtcctgacactggctgggatggccgggctgggggtggggatccCTGCcaagggactggggcggtgtccaggcacagaccaccattgccGGGGCCTGCAACGCAGCCATCTTGCAGCGCACCCCACAGACCACCCTCTGTGACTCCTGGtctgcagagtgccaccagctgtatgggtaaccccacctcaccacccctgcaccccaacccccaccctctacccatccAACCCCCGCAACCTACCCTCCACCATACCACCCCCACTACCGGCCTCCACCCACCATCGGGGCATTACACGGCTCATTCCCAGTACCCCCTACAAGGGACTGCTGGACGGGGGCCATAGAGCGTGCCGCTAGCAAGTGCAGCACTTACCAATGGGTCCCCTGCCAGCAGGGATGGGCGGCAGGGCTAGAGGCCCTCAGGGGAGCAGGCACCAATAGCGCCAGGGGTGTGGGGGTACATGCAAGGCCAGAGTCCACAGTGCCATCCGGGGCCACCAaatagcctgttggacctggttgggacgGGGGTACGTACCATGCtagcatgtcagcctttcacccattGCAGATAATGGCTATTGGAATAGCCAGGTATGCCATCGAACACTCCGGTTGTGCAAGGGGACAGTGCgaaatatctgccagatcatagtgcacctggcaccgcgggggaatcGGAAAGGACACCCTCGccctgtggccgtcaaggtgacggtcaccctgatgccctgtggccgtcaaggtgatggtcaccctgaacttttacgccacgAGGTCCTTCCAGGCATCGAGTGGGGACCcgtcagagctcggtgcacatgAGCATCCgtgccgtcatggaggccctatatgcccagtcggcacaatacatccactttaatgtggaccgagccctgggcagcatggtggcatagtggttagcactgtacctcacggtgccgaggacccaggttcgctcccggctctgggtcactgtctgtgtggagtttgcacattctccccgtgtttgcgtgggtctcacccccacaacccaaagatgtgcaggctaggtggatcggctacactaaattgccccataactttgaaaaaaaatgggtactttaaatttaaaaaaaagaattccgacagtgcagaaggaggccattcagcccattgaatctgcaccaactttCCAAAAGAGAACCCACCCCCGAGCccactatctccgtaaccccaccaaacctgcacacctttggattgtgggaggaaattggagcacccggaagaaacccacgcagacgcagagagaatgtgcaaactccaaccagacagtcacccggggctggaattgaacccaggtccctggtgctgtgaggcttaTTCTGAAGACAGATTGAACAAACTAGCGATGTATACCCTGGAATTTTGAAAGTTAAGGGGTAATTTGGCTGAAGTTGTAGAGAAACAGATGAAGAGACAATTTCTGATGGTTGGGAAATCTAGATATGGGAGACATGCTTGAAAGTTAATGACAACGTCTGTCAGGAGTGAATTTAGGAAACATTGCTACACGTAAATGGAAGGTAAAAGTTTGGAACTCCTTTCTGGAAATGGCAGTTGCTGCTCGGTCAATTGCTaactttaaatctgagattgataagagttttgttaagcaaagaatATGGGGCAAAGGTGGAACGTGGAGTTAGGGCACAGATTggacatgatctaattgaaagcTGCTCCAGTTCAGCTACTGAACTCCAcacacaatgtggaaaattgttcaGATTGGCCTGTCTAtagaaagcaggacaaatccaattcaCTCCATCAGTTGCCTCTCAATCATCACAAGGCAGTGCTATTAATCAGCACTTATTTAACAATTCTTCCAGCGGAGCGGGCAGAGGGGGGAGCGATTTTCAGAGGGGAGGCCTTACAGTGctaggcggcatggtggtgcaatggaaaccggaagtcggccgtggagagacctgggaaggtttgtattttctttaaaaaggtgCTTATCTCCGAGGTTTCGGCCTCATTCTTCCAGCGGAACGGGCAGAGAGGGGAACGATTTTtggaggggagagctggaaggcaagctgagtttttgatttttaacttgCTTTTTTggagcaggaaaccggaagttgGCCGTGGGGAGATCTGGGAAGGTTGTATTACCCAATAAAT harbors:
- the LOC119953009 gene encoding zona pellucida sperm-binding protein 4-like, with product MGRWLGVWSLCLLAGSLLAAQPPLLGNDVCVAEPGWRFECGHSGVSSTECSRQGCCFDPQSSSHHPCFYNLRKSPVCTADGQFLIVISKNLTRPALNLSSLYVKDGQEAECTPKLTTAQFVTFHFPITSCGSSKREEDGSLIYETDVFGKRMIQTGKLGSITRDSTFSLHVQCKYTGSQETGLLINVTVYTVSPPPPASEDGILELELRIAKGGDYSSWYVDSDYPIRRILQEPVFVEVRVLDRTDPMIVLRLHDCWATPIPAPDHEVQWSLLVDGCSYEGDDYQTLLHPVGVFSGLKFPTHHKWFEVKTFVFLDGELKQPLSGQVYLHCSAEVCSPSSQDDCTPKCGAEFFGPKRRRSISDHKGTLVSAPGPIFLGDDLEAKKLHEANGAAESPSWVLQGVSIGLMMLSLSLLVVAAMFMKRPRAVTSRCNDIEL